The sequence TGGCGCAATGTCCGCTTCTGGCCGCTAGCAGCCTTTTGCCGCTCCTCTTCCTACCCTCTTGCCGTCGGCGACTCGGGTCGCCAGATAGCAGCCCCTCCCCTAGCTACACCGCACGACCCACAGCTGATCCAGCCGTGTCGTAAAGCTCTGGCTCATCATCTCTCGCCGCATGCCCCAGCCGGCGCCGTGGTTACGCGGCCTGGCCGGGGGTGATGCGGCCCGATTTCGCGTTGATTGCATCGAGCACGCCCGTAACGCGCTCAGAGGCGGCGGGCTGGGTTTTGGCGAAGAGGTCGCCGGTGTACCGCACTACATGTGGCATGTGTGCGTCCGGGCGAACAAATCCTGTCGATATCGAGTCGGAATCAGAGAGGTCGATCATCATTTTCACTCGCGGAGATTGCTTATGAAAATCCTACCCCTGGCCGCTGCGGTGCTTGCCAGCCTTGTCGCCACCGGCGCAACGGCCAACCCGCAAGACAAGCATGACGGCACCCACGGAGCTGCCGGAGACACTCACGGTAGCGCCATGAGCGAGACCCATCAGCGCGGCAACACGGCCGACGTCGGCAAGGACGGCACGACCCTGGAGCAGAAAATGAAGAAAGAAGTGCAGGACGACTGGCGTGAAGATGCCGAGGAACGCCGCGACGCCGATGCCAGCAAGCCGGAACAGCGCTGAAATCCCTGTGTCAGAGTTCGAGGGGATAAGGCTGAACCAGGGCCTTGCCATACCCCTCCACGAATTCGACCGGCATCCGCTTGGGCCGGCCGTTCGATAGCTGGATACAGACGAACGTGGTCTGGGCTCGGAGCAGGGTCGTGCCATCGGCGGGCCGGACCAACTGAAAGGTGCGTTTCATCTTCAATCGCTGATCGGATTCCACGATCCACGTCGCCAACTGCAGGCGGTCACCCTGATAGGCCGCAGCCAGGTAGTCGATCTCATGCCTGAGTACGGCCATGGCGCGGTCCAGCCGGCGATAGTCCTCCAGCCCCAGCCCCAGGCTCTGTGAATGCTGCCAGGCGCACCGCTCCAGCCAGGAGACGTACACGGCATTGTTGGCATGGCCCAGCTCATCGATATGCTCGGCCTCGACGGCGAAATCGATGATGAACGCGTCGGTCTGGTCCCAGATCATGCCCTGCTCCTCGCTTGCTGTACGCCGTCAAATGGCGGCGATGGCCCTATTGGAATCCAGACGCCCGGTAAATGTCACGTGCGCGGCGATCGTCTATGACGGACCATTCAGCACT is a genomic window of Stutzerimonas stutzeri containing:
- a CDS encoding acyl-CoA thioesterase; the protein is MIWDQTDAFIIDFAVEAEHIDELGHANNAVYVSWLERCAWQHSQSLGLGLEDYRRLDRAMAVLRHEIDYLAAAYQGDRLQLATWIVESDQRLKMKRTFQLVRPADGTTLLRAQTTFVCIQLSNGRPKRMPVEFVEGYGKALVQPYPLEL